The uncultured Cohaesibacter sp. genome window below encodes:
- the nikR gene encoding nickel-responsive transcriptional regulator NikR — protein sequence MNQMTRTTITLDAELTEALDSYIARSGASNRSEAIRDLVRRGLNSMPAEKPSASCIGVVSCTVDQTIIGLEKKIRAGRQDRHEQVLFSTSIPIDHDQSFDVSVLLATVEQVNDYAQTLFLERGIKHGSTSLAPVERNIQSHSHANESAKDHVHLKVRESF from the coding sequence ATGAACCAGATGACCAGAACGACCATCACGCTGGATGCTGAACTGACTGAAGCGCTCGATAGCTATATCGCCCGCTCCGGGGCATCGAACCGGTCAGAGGCCATTCGCGATCTTGTGCGCCGCGGGCTCAACAGCATGCCGGCGGAAAAGCCGTCCGCATCCTGTATCGGTGTCGTCTCCTGCACCGTCGACCAGACCATCATCGGTCTTGAAAAGAAAATCAGGGCTGGTCGGCAGGATCGTCACGAGCAGGTCCTGTTCTCCACCAGCATTCCCATCGACCATGACCAGAGCTTTGATGTCTCGGTGCTGCTGGCAACAGTCGAGCAGGTCAATGACTATGCCCAGACGCTGTTTCTGGAGCGGGGAATCAAGCACGGGTCGACCTCACTGGCGCCGGTCGAGAGGAATATCCAGAGTCATTCCCACGCCAATGAAAGCGCCAAGGACCACGTGCATCTGAAGGTCAGAGAGAGCTTCTGA
- a CDS encoding EAL domain-containing protein — protein MSVKEFIKRYAEVTLVLAAAGSFWIAGSQLDIFEWFHQFSRAHEGYEVDEIVWGILCFGVASGFFAYRYQEKQRREIERRIQAEDDLEWLSKHDSLTRLPNRRFLQKVLDSKPCDDFIEKHARFGVLAFDLNGFKKANDLLGHKAGDAILKQVSRRIQSADGVKLAFRLGGDEFLAFVDFPTREDPVAFASDIAKVITRPIDIDGSMQFVGVSVGLCILKEDAENLTDAIHFADLAMYHAKRSRTAQVARYEPSMLSTNMERAQLEKDLISAISANEIKPHYQPLIDLDTGEITGFEALARWYRKGHGFVPPLEFIAVAEELGLITELSDHLLRTACLDAKKWPNHVALSFNISPLQLADPQLGLRILKLLNEVDFPASRLELEITESALVNELDTATEIIRQMHQLGIRISLDDFGTGYSNLSQLSQLEFNKIKIDRSFIDSFQRDDKRMTIVKSMLALGSSLGMEMTAEGVENGAQLDKLRELGCNRGQGYYLGTPADSDDTLRLLTSHSAQHVTKAG, from the coding sequence ATGTCTGTAAAAGAGTTTATCAAGAGATATGCTGAGGTTACCCTGGTGCTTGCCGCAGCGGGGAGCTTCTGGATTGCCGGATCTCAGCTGGATATTTTCGAGTGGTTTCACCAATTTTCCCGGGCGCATGAGGGCTATGAGGTCGATGAGATTGTTTGGGGTATCCTCTGCTTCGGGGTTGCATCTGGCTTTTTCGCCTACCGCTATCAGGAGAAGCAGCGCCGGGAGATCGAGCGCCGCATTCAGGCCGAGGACGATCTTGAATGGCTGTCCAAGCATGACAGCCTGACGCGTTTGCCCAATAGGCGCTTTCTACAGAAGGTGCTCGATTCAAAACCCTGTGATGACTTTATCGAGAAACACGCCCGATTCGGCGTTCTTGCCTTCGACCTCAATGGCTTCAAGAAGGCCAATGACCTTCTTGGTCACAAGGCAGGCGATGCCATTCTCAAGCAGGTCTCCCGCCGGATTCAATCTGCCGATGGTGTGAAGCTGGCGTTCCGCCTTGGTGGCGACGAATTTCTTGCCTTTGTCGATTTTCCCACTCGTGAAGATCCGGTGGCGTTCGCGTCCGACATTGCCAAGGTCATTACCCGCCCGATTGATATTGACGGGTCGATGCAATTCGTCGGGGTCAGTGTCGGTCTGTGCATTCTCAAGGAGGATGCGGAAAATCTGACCGATGCCATTCATTTTGCCGATCTGGCGATGTATCACGCCAAGCGGTCCCGCACTGCCCAGGTTGCCCGTTATGAGCCGAGCATGCTGAGCACCAACATGGAGAGGGCACAGCTTGAAAAGGACCTCATCAGTGCCATTTCTGCCAATGAGATCAAACCTCACTACCAACCGCTGATCGATCTGGACACCGGCGAAATCACCGGCTTCGAGGCTCTGGCCCGGTGGTATCGAAAGGGCCACGGATTTGTGCCACCACTGGAGTTCATTGCCGTTGCCGAGGAACTCGGGCTGATCACGGAACTGTCCGACCACTTGTTGCGGACCGCATGCCTTGATGCCAAGAAATGGCCGAATCATGTGGCCCTGTCCTTCAATATCTCGCCGCTGCAACTGGCCGACCCGCAGCTTGGCCTGCGGATTCTCAAACTGCTCAACGAAGTCGACTTTCCGGCCAGCCGTCTGGAGCTGGAGATAACGGAATCGGCGCTGGTCAATGAGCTGGATACGGCAACCGAGATCATCCGTCAGATGCATCAACTCGGCATACGGATTTCGCTCGACGATTTTGGCACTGGCTACTCCAACCTTTCTCAGCTGTCGCAGTTGGAATTCAACAAGATCAAGATCGATCGCAGCTTCATTGATAGCTTCCAGCGTGATGACAAGCGGATGACGATTGTCAAGAGCATGCTGGCCCTTGGCTCATCGCTGGGCATGGAAATGACTGCAGAGGGCGTCGAAAACGGGGCACAGCTCGACAAGCTCAGGGAACTGGGCTGCAATCGCGGTCAGGGATATTATCTGGGAACGCCCGCCGACAGTGACGATACGCTACGGCTACTCACGTCCCACTCCGCCCAGCATGTCACGAAAGCTGGCTAA
- the rbsK gene encoding ribokinase: MSGKVAVVGSNMVDLITYVTRMPGPGETLEAPSFSLGCGGKGANQAVAAAKLGADVLMVTRVGDDIFADNTINNLEKLGVDTRHVVRVPGTSSGVAPIFVEESGENSILIVKGANEHLTPEEVDKAAEDLKQCDLIVMQLEVPLETIYHTIAFGAKHGIPTLLNPAPAQPGLDASRITDVTYLVPNESELELLTGMKVFDEDSAEAAARSLMAKGIKTVIVTLGSKGALLVTSEGRKHIAPISVTPKDTTGAGDAFIGCFAHFYTRDKDLDGALSMAVRYAADSITRPGTQKSYATGKEFETFCASLKE; encoded by the coding sequence ATGTCAGGAAAAGTCGCTGTCGTAGGCAGCAATATGGTCGATCTGATCACCTATGTAACCCGCATGCCCGGGCCCGGTGAAACGCTGGAAGCGCCGTCCTTCAGTCTCGGCTGTGGCGGCAAGGGAGCCAATCAGGCGGTGGCTGCGGCCAAGCTGGGGGCCGACGTGCTGATGGTCACGCGGGTTGGCGATGACATCTTTGCCGACAACACCATCAACAATCTGGAAAAACTGGGCGTCGATACGCGCCATGTGGTCCGCGTTCCGGGCACGTCTTCCGGCGTGGCCCCGATTTTTGTCGAGGAATCCGGCGAGAACAGCATCCTGATCGTCAAGGGTGCCAACGAGCATCTGACCCCAGAGGAAGTCGACAAGGCGGCGGAAGACCTCAAGCAGTGCGATCTTATCGTCATGCAGCTGGAAGTGCCGCTGGAGACGATCTATCACACCATCGCCTTTGGCGCCAAACATGGCATCCCCACCCTGTTGAACCCGGCTCCGGCGCAACCCGGCCTTGATGCCTCGCGCATCACTGACGTGACCTATCTGGTGCCCAATGAAAGCGAACTGGAGCTTCTCACCGGCATGAAGGTCTTCGATGAGGACAGCGCCGAGGCGGCTGCCCGCAGTCTGATGGCCAAGGGGATCAAGACCGTCATCGTAACGCTGGGCTCGAAGGGAGCTCTACTGGTCACCAGCGAGGGCCGCAAGCATATTGCCCCGATTTCGGTGACACCGAAGGATACGACCGGGGCAGGCGATGCTTTCATCGGCTGCTTTGCCCATTTCTACACCAGGGACAAGGATCTTGATGGGGCGTTGTCGATGGCAGTTCGCTATGCCGCGGATTCCATAACGCGTCCCGGAACACAGAAGTCCTACGCCACGGGCAAGGAATTCGAGACCTTCTGTGCATCCCTGAAAGAATAG
- a CDS encoding aldose 1-epimerase family protein: MNPVRITLRKVDFAAHEQTVASCDEMTASTFRYDSGIEGLRISNARGHLVILPFYGQMIWDAVFDGVDLTMKNMFSMPRPAHDIAGTYGCFAFHSGLLRNGCPSPQDTHALHGEMPVAALDCAGLEFGEDAEGPYMAVTGTAEYVMGFGDHYIAHPKVVLRPGKTLFDMCMDVTNVGGAPMDLMYMCHVNFAYCEGAKIIQPAPFTSDRTVVRTAVPGHVQTTPEYLSFIDDLARDPSGLEVLDEPERYNPEQVLYIRGVAADGGGNTASMMRRREGDGFHIAYNRDDFPQTVRWILVNADQQVAAFALPSTCEPEGYLAEKAKGHVRQLATGEAASFRVRLGYVTAKEAEAAEAHIRAL, from the coding sequence ATGAACCCGGTAAGGATCACCCTTCGCAAAGTCGACTTTGCCGCCCATGAGCAGACAGTAGCCAGCTGCGATGAAATGACCGCATCCACCTTTCGCTATGACAGCGGCATTGAAGGTCTGCGCATCAGCAACGCCAGAGGCCATCTGGTCATCCTGCCCTTCTATGGCCAGATGATCTGGGACGCGGTGTTCGACGGCGTCGACCTCACGATGAAGAACATGTTCTCGATGCCACGCCCGGCTCACGACATTGCGGGCACCTATGGCTGCTTTGCCTTCCACTCGGGCCTGTTGCGCAATGGCTGCCCGTCGCCTCAGGATACCCACGCGCTGCACGGTGAAATGCCGGTGGCCGCGCTTGACTGTGCCGGTCTGGAATTTGGCGAAGATGCTGAAGGGCCCTATATGGCGGTCACCGGAACCGCGGAATATGTAATGGGCTTCGGGGATCACTATATCGCGCATCCGAAGGTGGTCTTGCGTCCGGGCAAGACGCTGTTCGACATGTGCATGGATGTGACGAATGTCGGCGGTGCCCCGATGGACCTCATGTATATGTGTCACGTCAACTTCGCCTATTGCGAAGGGGCAAAGATCATTCAGCCTGCACCCTTCACGTCTGACAGAACCGTTGTGCGCACCGCCGTGCCCGGTCATGTGCAGACCACACCAGAGTATCTCTCCTTCATCGACGATCTGGCCCGGGACCCATCCGGTCTGGAAGTGCTCGACGAGCCGGAGCGCTACAATCCCGAGCAGGTGCTCTATATCCGTGGCGTTGCTGCGGACGGGGGTGGCAATACGGCGTCGATGATGCGTCGCCGCGAAGGGGATGGATTCCATATTGCCTATAACCGGGATGATTTCCCCCAGACGGTGCGCTGGATATTGGTCAATGCAGATCAGCAGGTAGCCGCCTTTGCCCTGCCATCGACTTGCGAGCCGGAAGGCTATCTGGCCGAGAAGGCCAAGGGTCATGTCCGGCAGTTGGCAACCGGAGAGGCCGCGAGCTTCAGGGTCCGGTTGGGGTATGTAACAGCCAAGGAGGCCGAGGCGGCAGAAGCGCATATTCGGGCGCTCTGA
- a CDS encoding ABC transporter permease, with protein MKFSLDFRNMVNRDNNILQLIMMTVLIFIIMTALSPDKFLRYYNFESITYLFPELGLLSIAMMIAMLTGGIDLSVVGIANLSGILSGVMFHYLNRELGMEQGVPMVLLGVCLSLGVGLIAGTINGFLITKLNIIPILATLGTGQVFIGLCLVLTGGPAIVGFPDAWAFLGNGKLFGIAVPFLLFLLVAGGVAFLLTRTTLGVNLMLIGSNPRAAIFAGLKKSRMVLYSYMLSGVLASMAGIILSGRTNAAKSDYGTSYLLQAVLISVLGGTNPAGGKGTVAGVSIAVVALMLLSSGFQILRFSNHLIDFIWGAFLLLVIAINAWKNRAR; from the coding sequence ATGAAATTCTCCCTCGATTTTCGCAACATGGTCAATCGCGACAATAATATCCTGCAATTGATCATGATGACCGTTCTGATCTTCATCATCATGACGGCTCTCAGCCCGGACAAGTTCCTGCGCTATTACAACTTTGAATCCATCACCTACCTGTTCCCCGAACTGGGTCTGCTATCCATCGCCATGATGATCGCCATGCTGACCGGCGGGATCGATCTGTCGGTTGTCGGGATTGCCAACCTGTCGGGCATTCTCTCCGGTGTGATGTTCCATTATCTCAACCGCGAGCTGGGTATGGAACAGGGTGTGCCGATGGTGCTTCTGGGTGTCTGCCTGTCGCTCGGTGTGGGATTGATCGCCGGGACGATCAACGGCTTTCTGATCACCAAGCTCAACATCATCCCCATCCTGGCGACGCTTGGAACCGGGCAGGTGTTCATCGGGCTGTGTCTGGTTCTGACCGGCGGGCCGGCCATCGTCGGCTTCCCTGATGCCTGGGCCTTTCTTGGCAATGGCAAGCTGTTCGGCATCGCCGTGCCGTTCCTGCTGTTCCTGCTGGTGGCTGGAGGCGTTGCCTTCCTGCTGACGAGAACCACGCTTGGCGTCAATCTGATGCTGATCGGGTCCAACCCGCGGGCTGCGATCTTTGCCGGTCTCAAGAAGTCGCGCATGGTGCTCTACAGCTACATGCTGTCCGGCGTTCTTGCCAGCATGGCCGGGATCATCCTGTCCGGGCGTACCAATGCGGCCAAGTCGGACTATGGCACATCCTACCTGTTGCAGGCGGTGCTGATTTCCGTGCTCGGTGGTACCAATCCGGCTGGCGGCAAGGGCACCGTTGCCGGTGTATCGATCGCCGTGGTGGCCTTGATGCTGCTCTCAAGCGGCTTCCAGATCCTGCGCTTCAGCAACCATCTGATCGACTTCATCTGGGGGGCGTTCCTGCTGCTGGTCATCGCGATCAACGCCTGGAAGAACCGCGCCCGCTAA
- a CDS encoding ABC transporter permease gives MKLFKRSEFVIAAILLLAMVVIGLINPAFWQLDNIFSLLRSNVIIGIMALGVLIVMISGGIDVSFPAFAVAAMYLTVKGMIYFGYDGVIVPFIAATIMGMLFGCLNAFFVYKFRMIPLIVTLGTGSMVRGFLLGIVGTSMININKMPDALIDFAKTEVISMDKADGTHFGLTAMVLIYVGLAILVHLVLRYTMIGRSVFALGGDEEAAKRVGFDVRKTIFFIYCFAGMLAGFGGLLHSGMIWLANPRDFVGLELDVIAAVVLGGASIFGGRGSVLGTMLGVFMLVMVKNSLIIMKVETTWQRVVVGIVIVIATAMTAWRDRKRNV, from the coding sequence ATGAAACTCTTCAAAAGATCAGAATTTGTCATTGCGGCCATCCTTTTGCTTGCCATGGTCGTGATCGGCCTGATCAACCCTGCCTTCTGGCAGCTGGACAATATCTTCTCCCTGCTGCGCAGCAATGTCATCATCGGCATCATGGCGCTGGGCGTGCTGATTGTCATGATTTCGGGCGGGATCGACGTGTCTTTCCCGGCCTTCGCCGTGGCTGCGATGTATCTTACCGTCAAGGGGATGATCTATTTCGGCTATGACGGGGTGATCGTGCCCTTCATTGCTGCCACCATCATGGGCATGCTGTTTGGCTGTCTCAATGCCTTCTTTGTCTACAAGTTCCGCATGATCCCGCTGATCGTGACCCTGGGTACGGGCAGCATGGTGCGCGGCTTCCTGCTCGGCATCGTCGGCACCAGCATGATCAACATCAACAAGATGCCCGATGCGCTGATCGATTTTGCCAAGACCGAAGTCATCTCGATGGACAAGGCGGACGGCACCCACTTCGGCCTCACTGCCATGGTGCTCATCTACGTGGGGCTGGCGATCCTTGTGCATCTGGTGCTGCGCTACACGATGATCGGACGCAGCGTATTCGCTCTTGGTGGCGATGAGGAAGCGGCCAAGCGTGTCGGGTTCGACGTCCGCAAGACAATCTTCTTCATCTATTGCTTTGCCGGCATGCTGGCTGGCTTCGGCGGACTGCTGCACAGCGGCATGATCTGGCTGGCCAACCCGCGTGATTTCGTCGGCCTCGAGCTTGATGTGATTGCTGCCGTCGTGCTGGGCGGGGCGAGTATCTTCGGCGGGCGCGGTTCGGTGCTCGGCACAATGCTCGGTGTGTTCATGCTGGTCATGGTCAAGAACAGCCTGATCATCATGAAAGTGGAAACGACCTGGCAGCGTGTTGTGGTCGGTATCGTGATCGTTATTGCGACAGCCATGACCGCATGGCGTGATCGCAAACGGAATGTATGA
- a CDS encoding sugar ABC transporter ATP-binding protein, with the protein MSEAFIELRHIGKQFLGLRALDDVSLTINKGEIHCLAGENGSGKSTLIKIISGVYQPTEGEIIIEGEKVENLSPIESVNRAIQVIYQDFSLFGNLTVAENLALNTELRAKTKIVSWSRVKKLAREALDRLGVDIDLDAEVESLPTSSKQLVAIARALMSDAKLIIMDEPTTALTGKEVETLFRIVRDIQSRGIAILFVSHKMREMLDISERLTVIRNGVKVAEGSTSDFDEAAVIRHMTGLDIEIEPFRKEKPGSDVMPRLDVQGLTLPGDYENINLQLYPGEIVGLSGLLGSGRTELALSLFGMLSPASGSVKVDGKVIALDSVQDAIAEGIAYVPEDRLSEGLFMTQSIKRNIIATSLDNLAKGGIIDIPRVDRVADETIASMQIATPSAEKMVGELSGGNAQRVVLGRWLLTDAKVLILNGPTVGVDVGSKAEIHRKIRELVEHHGLAVLMISDDVLEVAQNCSRVILMHRGRFVDELEGDAISEDVISEQLKSFT; encoded by the coding sequence ATGTCTGAAGCGTTCATTGAACTGCGCCACATCGGGAAGCAGTTTCTCGGGTTGCGTGCACTGGATGACGTCTCCCTAACCATCAACAAAGGCGAAATTCATTGCCTTGCTGGTGAGAATGGGTCGGGGAAATCCACTCTTATCAAAATCATATCCGGGGTCTATCAGCCCACCGAAGGTGAGATCATCATCGAAGGGGAGAAGGTCGAGAACCTGTCGCCCATCGAGTCGGTGAACCGCGCCATTCAGGTGATCTATCAGGATTTCTCCCTGTTCGGCAATTTGACCGTAGCGGAAAACCTCGCCCTCAATACCGAGCTCAGGGCCAAGACCAAGATCGTCAGTTGGAGCCGCGTGAAAAAGCTGGCCCGCGAGGCGCTGGATCGTCTGGGCGTCGACATTGATCTGGATGCCGAGGTGGAGAGCCTGCCGACATCAAGCAAGCAGCTGGTCGCCATTGCCCGCGCTCTGATGTCGGATGCCAAACTCATCATCATGGATGAGCCGACAACGGCTCTGACGGGCAAGGAAGTCGAGACGCTCTTCCGCATCGTGCGGGATATCCAGAGCCGCGGCATTGCCATTCTGTTCGTCAGTCACAAGATGCGTGAGATGCTGGATATTTCAGAGCGTCTGACGGTCATTCGCAACGGCGTGAAGGTGGCCGAGGGGTCAACCTCGGACTTCGATGAAGCCGCCGTGATCCGCCATATGACCGGGCTCGATATCGAGATTGAACCGTTCCGCAAGGAAAAGCCGGGGTCGGACGTCATGCCGCGTCTCGATGTGCAGGGACTGACTCTGCCCGGTGATTATGAAAACATCAATCTGCAACTCTATCCCGGCGAGATCGTCGGCCTTTCCGGTCTGCTCGGCTCGGGCCGTACGGAGCTGGCGCTCAGCCTGTTCGGGATGCTCTCGCCGGCAAGCGGAAGCGTCAAGGTCGATGGCAAGGTCATTGCGCTTGACAGTGTGCAGGACGCCATTGCCGAAGGCATCGCTTATGTACCGGAGGATCGTCTGTCCGAAGGTCTGTTCATGACGCAGTCGATCAAGCGCAACATCATTGCCACCTCACTCGACAATCTTGCCAAGGGCGGCATCATCGATATTCCCCGGGTGGACCGAGTGGCCGATGAAACCATCGCCTCGATGCAGATTGCGACGCCGAGCGCCGAGAAGATGGTCGGCGAGCTTTCCGGCGGCAACGCCCAGCGGGTCGTGCTCGGGCGCTGGTTGCTGACCGATGCCAAGGTGCTGATCCTCAATGGCCCGACGGTTGGCGTTGATGTCGGTTCAAAGGCCGAGATTCACCGCAAGATCCGTGAGCTGGTCGAGCACCATGGTCTTGCCGTGCTGATGATTTCTGACGATGTGCTCGAAGTGGCCCAGAACTGCAGCCGTGTCATCCTCATGCATCGCGGACGGTTTGTTGATGAGCTCGAAGGCGACGCCATCAGCGAAGATGTGATCAGCGAACAACTGAAGTCGTTCACGTAA
- a CDS encoding autoinducer 2 ABC transporter substrate-binding protein, whose translation MKSLFSSILVAAALVAAPALAEGPVDTSQVRKDIYKSATGKEYSIATVVKVDGIAWFDRMRDGVKQFAAETGHDTWMLGPSQADAAAQVQIVENLIAQGVDAIAIVPFSVEAVEPVLKKARDRGIVVVAHEASNIKNADYVLEAFDNHAYGAKLMEVLGGYMGGEGKYAATVGSLTSKSQNEWIDGAIDYQKANFPKMELVTDRLETYDDANTDYNKLKETLTTYPDLKGIVGGPMPTSAGAGRLIAERGLKDKLFFAGTGLVSVAGEYLANDDIQYIQFWDPAVAGYAMNVVAVMALEKKDAEIKAGLNLGLPGYTDLITPVADQPNLLYGAGWVGVTKDNMDQYNF comes from the coding sequence ATGAAGTCTTTGTTCTCATCAATTCTTGTAGCGGCAGCGCTTGTTGCCGCTCCGGCTTTGGCTGAAGGTCCGGTCGACACCTCGCAGGTGCGCAAGGACATTTACAAGAGTGCTACGGGGAAAGAATATTCCATTGCCACGGTGGTCAAGGTTGACGGTATTGCGTGGTTCGACCGCATGCGGGACGGCGTCAAGCAGTTTGCTGCCGAAACCGGTCATGACACCTGGATGCTTGGCCCAAGCCAGGCAGATGCTGCTGCGCAGGTCCAGATCGTTGAAAACCTGATCGCTCAGGGCGTTGACGCCATCGCGATCGTGCCTTTCTCCGTGGAAGCTGTTGAGCCGGTTCTGAAAAAGGCTCGTGATCGTGGCATCGTCGTCGTTGCCCATGAGGCATCCAACATCAAGAACGCCGACTACGTCCTGGAAGCTTTCGACAACCACGCCTACGGCGCCAAGTTGATGGAAGTGCTCGGCGGCTACATGGGCGGTGAAGGCAAATATGCCGCAACTGTTGGCAGCCTGACCTCCAAGTCGCAGAACGAATGGATTGACGGTGCAATCGACTACCAGAAAGCCAACTTCCCGAAGATGGAACTGGTTACCGATCGTCTGGAAACCTATGACGACGCCAACACCGACTACAACAAGCTCAAGGAAACCCTCACCACCTATCCGGACCTCAAGGGTATCGTCGGGGGCCCGATGCCTACGTCTGCTGGCGCTGGCCGTCTGATCGCTGAACGTGGTCTCAAGGACAAGCTGTTCTTTGCTGGTACGGGTCTTGTTTCTGTTGCCGGTGAATATCTGGCCAATGACGACATCCAGTATATCCAGTTCTGGGATCCGGCTGTTGCAGGCTATGCAATGAACGTCGTTGCCGTGATGGCTCTTGAGAAGAAGGATGCGGAAATCAAGGCTGGCCTCAACCTCGGTCTGCCAGGATATACCGATCTGATCACTCCGGTCGCTGATCAGCCAAATCTGCTCTATGGCGCAGGCTGGGTCGGTGTGACCAAGGACAACATGGATCAATACAACTTCTGA
- the deoC gene encoding deoxyribose-phosphate aldolase, translating into MTSRASDLTSEQLAGYIDHTILSPQATPGEVEKICREAIEFGFCSVCVNPINVPQVASLLKGSAVLTCSVIGFPLGAIPTSLKCEETRWVVSEGAQEVDMVIPVGQLKAGDADYVRSDIAAVKKACGDAKLKVIIETCLLSDEEKKLACKLSKEAGADFVKTSTGFMGGGATAEDVALMRAEVGPDLGVKASGGVRTRDDALRMIDAGASRLGASASIAIISG; encoded by the coding sequence ATGACATCCAGAGCTTCAGATCTCACCTCCGAGCAGTTGGCCGGTTATATCGATCATACCATCCTGTCGCCACAGGCGACGCCGGGGGAAGTGGAGAAAATCTGTCGGGAAGCGATCGAATTCGGTTTCTGCTCCGTGTGCGTCAATCCGATCAACGTTCCGCAAGTTGCCAGCCTTTTGAAGGGTAGCGCCGTTCTGACCTGTTCGGTCATCGGCTTTCCTCTCGGAGCCATCCCGACGTCTCTCAAGTGTGAGGAAACCCGCTGGGTGGTCTCGGAAGGCGCACAGGAAGTCGACATGGTCATTCCGGTCGGGCAACTCAAGGCGGGGGATGCTGATTACGTGCGGTCCGATATTGCTGCGGTCAAGAAGGCCTGCGGCGATGCCAAGCTCAAGGTGATCATCGAGACTTGCCTTCTGAGCGATGAAGAAAAGAAATTGGCCTGCAAGCTGTCGAAAGAGGCAGGGGCTGATTTTGTAAAGACCTCCACCGGCTTCATGGGCGGGGGAGCCACAGCAGAGGACGTGGCTCTCATGCGCGCTGAAGTCGGGCCGGATCTGGGCGTGAAAGCGTCCGGGGGTGTGCGCACTCGTGACGATGCCCTCAGAATGATTGATGCCGGCGCATCGCGGCTCGGTGCCAGCGCAAGCATCGCAATCATCTCCGGCTGA
- a CDS encoding DeoR family transcriptional regulator has translation MQSRRKTRLDKLAQTLEEGRMVHLRDAASILGVSEMTVRRDIASSDNRFTFFGGHIVVAGEPGSGKGYFLHRENATNVAAKQAACQKAIGLIQPGDVIFLDCGTTLPYIAQRLTELGPLTVICYSVNIAEIICKQPNLKVILLGGEYHPSSASFASAEALEMLAKLGINKAFISAGGLHPQHGLSCSNFHEVRIKQIAMSRAVTNILVMGSSKIGKVKAAPFADLNAIDYLATDDDITDEQRALLMDSRIELLS, from the coding sequence ATGCAGAGCCGCAGGAAAACGAGGCTAGACAAACTGGCACAAACGCTTGAGGAAGGGCGCATGGTCCATTTGCGCGACGCCGCCTCCATCCTCGGGGTTTCTGAAATGACTGTGCGGCGCGACATCGCATCCAGCGACAACCGGTTCACCTTTTTCGGTGGTCATATCGTTGTCGCCGGAGAACCTGGCTCCGGCAAGGGCTACTTCCTCCACCGCGAGAATGCCACCAATGTCGCCGCCAAACAGGCGGCCTGCCAGAAGGCCATCGGCCTCATCCAGCCCGGCGATGTGATCTTCCTCGACTGTGGCACCACCCTGCCCTACATCGCACAAAGACTCACCGAGTTGGGTCCGCTGACCGTGATCTGCTATTCGGTCAACATCGCCGAAATCATCTGCAAACAGCCAAATCTCAAGGTCATTCTGCTGGGCGGTGAATATCATCCGTCTTCGGCATCCTTTGCCAGTGCGGAAGCTCTGGAGATGCTGGCCAAACTGGGCATCAACAAGGCGTTCATTTCAGCCGGCGGCCTGCATCCGCAACACGGTCTGAGCTGTTCCAACTTTCATGAGGTCCGCATCAAGCAGATCGCCATGAGTCGGGCTGTTACCAACATTCTGGTGATGGGATCGAGCAAGATTGGCAAGGTCAAGGCCGCGCCTTTTGCCGACCTCAATGCCATCGACTATCTGGCAACCGATGACGACATTACCGACGAGCAACGCGCCCTGCTCATGGATTCCCGCATAGAACTGCTGTCCTGA